CGGATCGACTGCGCGGAGGGGTCTCTCATTTCCCGGCTGGAGCGGTTCGGCCTGCTGAATGAAAGGCTGACCATCGCGCATGGCGTCTGGATTGACCAGGACGAGATCCGGCGCTTCGGCGCGGCGGGGGCCAATATGGCCTTCAACCCGGCCAGCAATCTGAAGCTGATGAACGGCTTCGCGCCGATCCGCGCCTATTCCGATGCCGGAACCGGCATGGCGATCGGCTGTGACAATTGCAGCGGCAATGATGCGCAGAGCCTCTTCCAGTCGATGAAGCTTTTCGCGCTTTACTGGGCGATGCAATCAGAGGCCGGTGAGACCGGTGCGGCCCGCCATGCCTTCCATGCGGCAACGCTGGGCGGGGCGCGTGCGCTTGGTCTTGAAGGGCAGGTCGGCGCATTGAAGCCCGGCTACCGCGGCGATCTGGTGCTGATTGATCTGAACACACCCTGCTACCGCCCGCTGCATTCGGCCCTGAATCAGCTCGTATATGGTGAGACGGGGCAGTCGATCACCTCAGTCGTGGTTGAGGGGCGGCTGGTGATGCATAAAGGCGAGCTGAAGGACCACCCCTCCCGCCGCCTCAAAGAGGCTGCCGAAGAGGTGCGGGCGCGTATGCAGCCTGCAATCGCAGATGTAGCCAGGCGGAATGCCACCCTGGTGCCGGCCCTGCTGGATGCCTGGAAAAAGGCGGATCTCTATCCTTTGCCGGTCGACCGATACCGTATGCCGCGCCAGGCTGATTGTTCCTGCGGAGGGGCTCATGACTGATATGCCTCAATTCCCTGCCGCCCA
This genomic window from Rhodobacter sp. 24-YEA-8 contains:
- a CDS encoding amidohydrolase family protein — protein: MELLVRNGRVFDLDGDVDTPPLADLLIRDGRIVSVGPDLKAGPDAEILDAAGQLVIPGLVNAHYHSHDVLLRGLFEQMPLDIWGFYSGPGNYPAASRADIRLRTLLGAADCLTNGITTVQDMVTVPSAEEADLQAILDGYRDSGIRVSLGLQVTDRIAAETVPYWDQIGGLEGDRLRAPVDVSGLRRLIERTIDTAPDPRLVWALAPSAPQRSSDALLDWVGGLSRERRIQTFTHVYEARNQAVMARIDCAEGSLISRLERFGLLNERLTIAHGVWIDQDEIRRFGAAGANMAFNPASNLKLMNGFAPIRAYSDAGTGMAIGCDNCSGNDAQSLFQSMKLFALYWAMQSEAGETGAARHAFHAATLGGARALGLEGQVGALKPGYRGDLVLIDLNTPCYRPLHSALNQLVYGETGQSITSVVVEGRLVMHKGELKDHPSRRLKEAAEEVRARMQPAIADVARRNATLVPALLDAWKKADLYPLPVDRYRMPRQADCSCGGAHD